The Chlorogloeopsis sp. ULAP01 genome has a segment encoding these proteins:
- a CDS encoding response regulator, giving the protein MNLVTNQAATVLIVDDNPANLGVLSDTLDQAGLEVWVAKSGKIALERVKYALPNLILLDVMMPEIDGFETCRQLKAVPETKDIPVIFMTALSDTANKVEGFQAGAVDYVTKPFQHEEVLSRVKLHLKLHDLAENLEYKNVQLEQKIAEVSLAYDKLQQMQIKLIQSEKMSSLGQMVAGIAHEINNPVNFIYGNIIHANEYAQEVLNLLHLYQEEYPNPTPNIQAELEAIDLNFLQDDLLKLLNSMNFGARRVREIVKSMRNFSRVDDTGITEVDIHECIDSTLTILNYRLKAKPEHSEIEVVKEYSMLPPVGCYAGPLNQVFMNIISNAIDALDEYNQQRSFEDMRQQPSQIKICTKMIGDDWVAIYIADSGPGICEDVKAKLFNPFFTTKPVGKGTGLGLSISQQIIVEKHGGSLQCQSTVGKGTEFIIKIPTQQRQQFSRVA; this is encoded by the coding sequence ATGAATCTTGTTACTAATCAAGCTGCAACAGTTCTCATTGTTGATGACAATCCTGCCAATTTAGGTGTCTTATCTGACACCCTCGATCAGGCTGGCTTAGAAGTATGGGTAGCGAAATCTGGCAAAATAGCCTTGGAGCGGGTTAAATATGCTCTACCCAATTTAATCTTGTTGGATGTCATGATGCCAGAGATTGATGGCTTTGAAACCTGTCGTCAATTGAAGGCAGTTCCGGAAACAAAAGATATTCCTGTCATCTTTATGACAGCACTCTCTGATACAGCTAACAAAGTTGAAGGTTTTCAAGCAGGTGCTGTTGACTATGTCACTAAACCTTTCCAACATGAGGAAGTGCTATCACGGGTAAAATTACACCTAAAACTACATGATTTAGCTGAAAATCTCGAATATAAAAATGTCCAGTTAGAGCAAAAAATTGCAGAAGTAAGCCTTGCCTATGACAAGCTGCAACAAATGCAAATCAAGCTGATTCAAAGCGAGAAAATGTCTAGTTTAGGACAAATGGTTGCTGGAATTGCTCATGAGATTAATAACCCTGTAAATTTTATCTATGGCAATATCATTCATGCCAATGAATATGCTCAAGAAGTGCTGAATCTGTTGCACCTCTATCAAGAAGAATATCCAAATCCTACCCCTAATATTCAAGCTGAACTGGAAGCGATTGATCTGAATTTTCTTCAGGATGATTTATTAAAGCTGCTCAATTCTATGAATTTTGGCGCACGACGCGTTCGCGAAATTGTAAAGTCGATGCGAAACTTCTCTCGTGTAGACGACACTGGAATCACAGAGGTTGATATTCATGAATGTATTGATAGCACGCTCACTATTTTAAATTACCGTCTTAAGGCAAAACCAGAGCACTCTGAAATTGAAGTGGTTAAAGAGTACTCTATGTTACCACCAGTAGGGTGCTATGCTGGGCCGCTCAATCAAGTTTTTATGAATATTATTTCAAATGCGATCGATGCACTCGATGAATACAATCAACAGCGTTCATTTGAGGATATGAGACAGCAACCAAGTCAAATTAAGATTTGCACAAAGATGATTGGAGATGACTGGGTTGCTATTTATATTGCCGATAGCGGCCCAGGAATTTGTGAAGATGTAAAAGCGAAACTGTTCAATCCTTTCTTTACAACAAAACCTGTTGGGAAAGGAACTGGATTGGGTTTATCTATTAGCCAACAAATTATTGTGGAAAAACATGGTGGTAGTCTACAATGCCAATCCACAGTTGGAAAGGGAACAGAATTTATCATTAAAATTCCCACTCAACAGCGACAGCAATTTTCGCGAGTTGCTTAG
- a CDS encoding PAS domain S-box protein — MSQRLPSENSQANEQQEIASEMPRANSQNTPKRNEAQFNGVTREWVGINTDVTQNNQAQIAMHDSTAYLEQAIEYAPVAMVVFDREMRYLAVSRKWLQANNLTDDIIGRSHYEVFPDVSPEWQQIHQRCLAGAIEQREEDCYPRADGSVEWVRRSLRPWHTASGEIGGMIMFSENITQYKQAEAALRESKLLLRSILESTPDVIVVKDQKGDYIALNSNASNFLGKSVEEFIGKDDFELFPPDVAQELMAKDQQILATGAIETYEEVLSNGETSEIFFTTKAPWRDIDGSILGVIAVTRNITDRKRAEMALQHSEERFRTLTEATSQLSWTTNVEGEFTSGQTQWNAFTGQSFEELKGLGWLNAVHPDDQSQAYNSWSVAVTNKTTCEVEYRLRHHDGEYRHMSIRAVPLLNADGNIREWFGVHTDITERKQAEQVLRQTLEILDSASDAIIIRDMDDRIAYWNRGAELLYGWKKEEVIGQYIHTFLHTVFPKPLETVLTEFLQQGHWQGELHHTTCDGRHIIVASRWTLQRDGTGQPCKQLEINNDITERKQFEIALAKAKEAAEAASFAKSEFLANMSHELRTPLNGILGYAQILQRSKHLKEEERSRIDVIYQCGSHLLTLINDILDLSKIEAQKVELIPTDFHFPAFLQGVAEMCRIRAELKNIQFHSQLAPELPIGIHGDEKRLRQVLINLLSNAIKFTDAGSVTFTIAYASEGKIRFEVRDTGVGIPQEKLQAIFQPFEQVGDSRRQTEGTGLGLAISQRIVELMGSTIQVQSEVGIGSIFWFEVILPEADEWVKTSQADDKGQIIGIKDCHPKILVVDDKWANRSVIANLLSPIGFEVFEAENGQEGWEKILEFQPDLVLTDLLMPSQDGFALIKRIRNCEAFKDIAILVSSASVFESDRHRSLEVGGNDFLPKPVQAMELFQKLRKLLHLEWVYEEQKIVSQPEVNNAEMVAPPTAELESLHELAMKGNFKGIIKQAALLEQMDKKYIPFAKKMHQLAKGFQDQEILALIQSYK; from the coding sequence ATGAGCCAAAGATTACCATCTGAAAACTCTCAGGCGAATGAGCAACAGGAAATCGCCAGCGAAATGCCACGAGCAAACTCTCAGAACACCCCAAAGCGCAACGAAGCACAATTCAACGGTGTGACTCGTGAATGGGTTGGAATAAACACTGATGTAACTCAAAATAACCAAGCACAAATTGCTATGCACGATAGCACAGCATACTTGGAGCAAGCCATTGAATATGCTCCTGTAGCGATGGTTGTGTTTGATCGCGAAATGCGTTATCTGGCTGTGAGCCGTAAATGGCTCCAAGCAAATAATCTAACAGATGACATTATCGGACGCTCTCACTACGAGGTTTTTCCTGACGTTTCACCAGAGTGGCAGCAGATTCACCAACGGTGTTTAGCAGGAGCGATCGAACAACGTGAAGAAGATTGTTATCCACGCGCAGATGGATCTGTTGAATGGGTACGCCGATCGCTCCGCCCTTGGCATACAGCAAGCGGTGAAATCGGTGGCATGATCATGTTTAGCGAAAATATCACTCAGTATAAACAAGCTGAAGCAGCCCTGCGCGAAAGCAAACTCCTATTGCGCTCTATTTTAGAAAGTACACCAGACGTTATTGTTGTTAAAGACCAGAAGGGGGATTATATCGCCCTTAACTCTAATGCATCCAATTTTCTTGGCAAGTCAGTTGAAGAATTTATTGGTAAGGACGATTTTGAGTTGTTTCCGCCTGATGTTGCACAAGAATTGATGGCAAAAGACCAACAGATTCTCGCTACAGGCGCTATTGAGACTTATGAGGAGGTTCTCTCTAATGGTGAGACTAGTGAAATATTTTTCACCACTAAGGCTCCTTGGCGGGATATTGATGGCAGTATTCTGGGTGTCATTGCTGTAACACGAAATATTACCGATCGCAAACGAGCGGAGATGGCGCTTCAACATAGCGAAGAAAGATTCCGCACGCTAACTGAAGCCACTAGTCAACTGAGTTGGACTACCAATGTAGAAGGTGAATTTACTTCTGGGCAAACCCAATGGAATGCTTTTACTGGACAGTCATTTGAGGAACTGAAAGGATTGGGATGGCTAAATGCTGTTCATCCCGATGACCAATCTCAAGCTTACAATTCATGGTCAGTGGCTGTTACCAACAAAACAACTTGTGAGGTAGAGTATCGTCTTCGTCATCATGATGGTGAGTATCGCCACATGAGTATTCGAGCAGTTCCATTACTGAATGCAGATGGCAACATTCGAGAGTGGTTCGGTGTACATACTGACATTACCGAACGCAAGCAAGCCGAGCAAGTGCTGCGTCAAACGCTAGAAATTCTAGACTCAGCCAGCGATGCTATTATCATTCGGGACATGGATGACCGAATAGCGTACTGGAATCGCGGAGCAGAACTCCTCTACGGTTGGAAAAAAGAAGAAGTCATCGGACAGTACATTCACACATTCCTGCACACTGTCTTTCCCAAACCCTTAGAAACTGTCTTAACGGAGTTTTTGCAGCAAGGACACTGGCAGGGAGAACTACACCACACCACCTGTGACGGACGTCATATCATTGTAGCCAGTCGCTGGACACTACAACGCGATGGAACTGGGCAACCTTGCAAGCAATTGGAAATTAACAACGATATTACCGAACGCAAACAATTTGAAATAGCGCTTGCCAAAGCCAAAGAAGCAGCAGAAGCAGCAAGTTTTGCCAAAAGTGAATTTCTTGCCAACATGAGCCACGAGCTACGGACTCCGCTTAACGGTATTCTGGGTTATGCTCAAATTCTTCAGCGTTCCAAACACCTCAAAGAAGAAGAGCGATCGCGGATTGATGTAATTTATCAATGCGGCTCACATTTACTAACTTTGATCAATGACATCCTGGATTTGTCAAAAATTGAAGCACAGAAAGTAGAACTAATACCCACCGATTTCCACTTCCCGGCATTTCTGCAAGGCGTAGCGGAAATGTGCCGCATCCGAGCCGAACTGAAGAACATTCAGTTTCACTCTCAATTAGCCCCAGAATTACCCATCGGTATTCATGGTGATGAAAAACGCCTGCGGCAAGTGTTGATAAATCTTCTGAGCAATGCCATCAAATTTACCGATGCAGGCAGCGTCACTTTCACGATCGCTTATGCCTCTGAAGGAAAAATCCGCTTTGAAGTACGCGATACAGGTGTTGGCATACCCCAGGAAAAACTCCAAGCCATTTTTCAACCTTTTGAGCAAGTAGGAGATAGTCGCCGACAAACCGAAGGCACTGGCTTGGGCTTGGCAATTAGCCAAAGAATTGTGGAATTGATGGGCAGCACCATTCAAGTTCAAAGTGAAGTGGGCATTGGTAGTATTTTCTGGTTTGAGGTGATCTTGCCTGAAGCCGATGAATGGGTGAAAACTTCTCAAGCCGACGACAAAGGACAAATTATTGGCATCAAAGATTGCCATCCTAAGATTCTAGTGGTTGATGACAAATGGGCAAACCGCTCTGTGATTGCCAATTTGCTTAGTCCCATCGGTTTTGAAGTTTTTGAAGCCGAAAATGGGCAAGAGGGTTGGGAGAAAATCTTAGAATTTCAGCCAGATCTTGTCCTCACCGACTTATTGATGCCAAGTCAGGATGGATTTGCACTCATCAAACGTATTCGCAATTGCGAAGCGTTTAAAGACATTGCCATCCTTGTTTCATCAGCAAGTGTATTTGAAAGCGATCGGCATCGCAGCTTGGAAGTAGGAGGAAATGATTTTCTCCCCAAACCAGTACAGGCAATGGAACTTTTCCAGAAATTACGAAAACTTCTCCATCTGGAATGGGTTTATGAAGAGCAAAAAATTGTTAGCCAACCGGAGGTAAATAATGCTGAGATGGTTGCTCCACCTACCGCAGAACTGGAAAGCCTGCATGAGTTGGCAATGAAAGGCAACTTTAAGGGAATTATTAAACAAGCGGCATTGCTCGAACAGATGGATAAAAAATACATCCCCTTTGCTAAAAAGATGCACCAATTAGCCAAAGGATTTCAAGACCAGGAAATTTTAGCACTCATTCAATCTTACAAATAA
- a CDS encoding Uma2 family endonuclease — protein sequence MVQQLPSETAAEIIYPESDGQPMADNTKQFRWIVTIKENLEILFASQDNIFVAGDLLWYPVEGKIKIRQAPDVMVVFGRHKGDRGSYLQWKEDNISPQVVFEILSPGNTTKEMANKLLFYQRYGVEEYYIYNPDTLELTGLLRSGDNLEVIEEINNWVSPRLGVRFEVTSDTLEIYRPDGQRFLTPVELDQLREQERQRAEQERQQKEAALQQLEQERQRYQDLLARLRERGIDPEQL from the coding sequence ATGGTACAGCAACTTCCATCAGAAACCGCAGCAGAAATCATCTACCCGGAAAGTGACGGGCAGCCAATGGCAGATAACACTAAACAATTTCGCTGGATTGTCACCATTAAAGAAAATTTAGAAATCTTGTTTGCATCACAAGATAATATCTTTGTCGCAGGAGATTTGCTTTGGTATCCAGTTGAGGGAAAGATAAAAATTCGCCAAGCTCCCGATGTTATGGTGGTTTTTGGTAGACACAAGGGTGATAGAGGGTCTTATTTACAGTGGAAAGAAGACAACATATCACCACAGGTAGTATTTGAAATCCTATCTCCTGGCAACACAACTAAAGAGATGGCAAACAAGCTTCTGTTCTACCAACGTTATGGCGTTGAAGAATATTACATATATAATCCAGACACCTTGGAATTAACTGGTTTGCTACGTTCTGGGGATAACTTAGAAGTAATTGAAGAAATAAATAATTGGGTTAGTCCTCGCTTGGGAGTGCGGTTTGAGGTAACATCAGACACACTGGAAATTTATCGTCCTGATGGACAGCGATTTCTAACACCAGTAGAACTCGATCAACTCCGAGAACAAGAGCGTCAACGCGCTGAACAAGAGCGTCAACAGAAGGAAGCAGCACTACAGCAACTAGAGCAGGAGCGGCAGCGCTATCAAGACTTGTTAGCGCGATTGCGAGAAAGGGGAATTGATCCAGAGCAACTTTAA